ATTTCAAGCGGGCTACGCAGGAGGCTGTGGACCAGGGCGCAGAGTTGGTGATTCTGCATCTGGATACCCCTGGGGGGTTGGATGCGGCTTCGCGGGATATCATCCAACATATCCTTGCGTCTCCTATCCCTATTGCCACCTACGTTTACCCCTCCGGCGCGCGCGCTGCCAGTGCGGGAACTTATATTCTCTATGCCAGCCAGATCGCCGCTATGGCTCCTGCTACCACCTTGGGAGCGGCTACTCCAGTGCAGATTGGCGGACCTCAGGGCACACCTATGCCGGGGGGAAAGCAGGAGGAGAAAAAAGAAAAGGCGGAAGACGGTGAGGATGGAGAAAAAGAAAAACCGCTTGCTGGAACAGCCATGGAGCGCAAAGTCGTTAATGACTCTGTCGCGTTTATCCGAGGGTTGGCACAGCGCCATGGGCGCAATGCGGAATGGGCAGAAAAAGCTGTACGCGAGGCCGCGACCCTGACGGCTCCGGAAGCGTTAAAAATGAATGTTATCGATATTGTTGCGGATAATGATGACGATTTATTGCGCCAGGTTGCTGGTCGAAAAGTATTGCTCGATACCGGTGATTATACGATTCCTGAAAATATTGCCGAGCTGCAAAGTGAAAGTTACGAGCCGGATTGGCGCAATGAATTACTGGCCCTGATTACCAATCCTCAAGTGGCCTATATTTTGTTATTGGTGGGTATTTATGGGCTTATTTTTGAGGGTTATAGCCCCGGTGCTTTTGTTCCCGGGATTGTTGGTGTTATCTGCCTGCTTCTGGCATTTTATGCCTTGCAAGTTTTACCGATTAATTACGCTGGTCTTGCATTAATTATTATTGGCGCATTGCTGATTGTGGCAGAGGTTTTCATGCCGAGTTTTGGTGCCCTGGGGATCGGCGGAATTGTTGCATTGGTGATTGGCTCTGTAATGCTTATTGATAGTGATGTGCCGGGAATGCAGGTTTCCAAACAGCTGATTGGGGCTATTGCCGGTGTAAGTGGTGTTTTTTTATTGATGTTGTTGACCGCTGTTGGACGCAGTTTACGCCAGCCGAAAGTCCCGGCAGACCAGGCTTTTGTGGGTCGCTCTGCGGTGGTAAGCGAAGTTAAGGACGCAGAGATCTTGGTGCATCTCGATGGAGAGATTTGGCAGGCGACCTGTAACCAGCCTCTGAAGGTGGGTCAGAAAGTTAGAGTAGTGGCCCAACACGGCATGGTTTTACGGGTAGAGGTGGAATAGGTAGGGCAATCAATTGAGCTAATGACAGCGCTCAACAGTTAAGGTGGGATTAAGGAGAGTCCAATGATGCTCAGTTATTTTTTGGGATACTGGTAGTCGCACTCATACTGCTACTGATGTATGCCATTCGTATTTTGCGGGAGTATGAGCGCGCAGTGGTATTTTTCCTGGGGCGTTTCCAAACAGTGAAAGGGCCAGGACTGATTATAATCATTCCCATTGTTCAAACTATGGAGCGCGTGGATCTGCGCACTGTGGTGATGGACGTACCCACCCAGGATGTTATCAGCAGGGATAATGTCTCAGTAAAAGTCAACGCAGTGGTTTATTACCGGGTAATTAATCCACAGTCTGCAATTATTAATGTGGAATTTTATCACGAGGCTGTAAGCCAGTTAGCGCAAACTACATTGCGTTCGGTACTGGGTAAGCACGAGCTGGATGAGATGTTATGTGAGCGAGACAAGCTAAATGTAGATATCCAAAAAATACTCGATGAGCAAACAGATGCCTGGGGTGTAAAAGTTACTAATGTAGAGATTAAGCATATCGATCTTGATGAAAGTATGGTGCGGGCTATCGCACAGCAGGCAGAGGCGGAGCGCGCGCGGCGGGCTAAAGTTATACACGCAGAGGGGGAGGCGCAGGCGGCTTTAAAGCTGACTGAGGCAGCGAATCAATTATCGAAAAATGCCAACGCGATTACTTTGCGATATATGCAAACCATGATTGATATTGCCGGCGCAAATAACAGCTCTACAATTGTATTTCCGTTGCCACTGGATCTAATTGAGCCAATGCTGAAGCGGGGCTCTGCATCCAGTTAACGATGTCCTTAGCAAAGATCAAAAAAGGCCGCACTAATTAGTGCGGCCTTTTTTGTAGAGTTTAGAGCAGCTTTTTCATCAGGCTGCGGGTTGAACTATCCCAGTCATCCTGAGGAATTTCACCCTTGGCAGCCTTATGGATTTTTGAACTCAACTGCTTACCAAGTTCGACGCCCCACTGATCAAAGGGGTTGATCCCCAGCAGGCAGCCGCCAACGTAGACCTTGTGCTCGTACAGTGCCAGGAGCGAGCCCAGGTGGAAAGGATCTAACTTTTCCAGGATCAGGGTGTTGCTGGAGCGATTACCAGGGATTACTTTATGTGGGGCTAGGGCGTGGGCCTCGCGATGAGTGTGACCAGCTTCTTCCAGCTCCTGGCGGGCCTCATGCAGGCTTTTGCCTCGCAGTAGCGCCTGGCTCTGGCTAATACAACAGGCCTGCAGCCAGCGGTGCTGTTCGAGGAGTTCAGACGTCGGTTCCTTGACTGCGATAAAGTCTGCTGGAATAAGGTCGGTTCCCTGGTGCAATAATTGGTGGAAAGAGTGTTGGCCATTCGTACCCTCACTGCCCCAGATAACGCTGCCACTGGGGTAGCCCAGCGCCTGCCCGTCCTTGTCGACACTTTTACCCAGGCTCTCCATATCCAGCTGCTGTAACCAGGCGGGGAATCGGGCCAGGCGCTGCGCGTAGGGCAGCACGACATGGCTGGTCGTATGCCAGCACTGGCGATACCAGAACTGGGTCAACGCCATCAGTACGGGTAGATTGGACTCCAGTGGAGTAGTGGCGAAGTGCTGGTCCATTGCATTGGCGCCTTGCAGAAGCTGTTCAAAAACTTCATAGCCGCAAGCAAGAACAATTGGCAGGCCGATAGCAGACCAGAGTGAGTAGCGACCACCCACCCAATCCCACATTGGGAAAATATTCTCAGGAGCAATTCCGAAATCCTGAGCAGCAGTAATATTACTGCTCACCGCAACAAAGTGTTTGGCCAACTGCGACTCATCGCAACCGGCAGATAACATCCAGCGACGTGCGGACAGCGCATTTTCACGGGTTTCCAAGGTGGAAAAGGACTTGGAAGCAATTACAAAAAGGGTTTCTTCCGCATCGATACCAGCCAAGGTGTCGCTAAGGTCTGCGCCATCGATATTTGCTACAAAGTGCACATCGATAGAGTCTTTGTGCCAAGGACTGAGGGCCTCTACCGCCATGCGCGGACCCAGGTCGGAACCGCCGATACCGATATTCACGATATGGCGGATCGGTTTATCTGAGAAGCTGCGCCAGCTATGGTTGTGCACCGATTCGGCAAACTGTTTCATTTGCTCGCGGCAATCTTTTACCGCCCGCTCTTGTTCAGTTTTCGGTTGCCCCTGAAATCGCAGTGCGGTGTGCAGGGCAGGGCGGTGTTCGGTATTGTTGACAATGGCCCCGTTCACTAGCGCAGTAATTTGGTTGTTCAGACCCTGCTCTTCTGCATATTCCAACAGCAACTTAAGGGTGTCTTCACGCAAGTGGTTCTTACTGTAATCCAGATAGATTCCGGCTGCGTCTGAGCTGAACTTATCTGTCCTTTGGGGATCCGTTGCAAACAGCTCTCTCAAGGACCACTTATGTTGGTCAAAATGGGACTTCAACCGTGAGATTGCCGCTACACGGCTTAAAGCCAGGGTTTCACTAGTCATGGTATTCGGTTTGTTCTCTTCTGAGCCTTTTTATTGCCACTTGGCTAAAACGTACACAAATCAAATTTTATTTATTATTTCTGGGCGGCAATGCTAACGGCATTTTCTTTGCCGGGCCAGCGCCGCGGGCATCACAGTCTATTACAGGGAATGTTTCGAGATAAGGAACTGTGTGGGGAAAGACAAATGCCGCTCGTTAGAGCGGCATTTTGTGGTGATCCATACTAAATAAGGCTTTGTAAATCGGGTGTCTGTCAGCGGTGATTTGGTCAAAACTTCATTTAGTATGAATCACCACGCTGTCGGGCAAGAAAAAGATTTTACTTGACCACCTTCATGCAGCGCACTCTGTCGGAAGCCATCCAGCAGTCGGCATCTGCAGGACAAGCCATGGATAGAGGAATTTGTTCAGCGCCGGGTGGGCAGTAAGCTGGAGGTGCCGGAGGGCTACAGCAACCTGCAAGAACCAGTGCACTGATAATTCCAATTAAGTACTTGGCTGGAGTGAAATTCATCCCCTAACTCCTTTCCGTTGATGTTAGCCATTAGCATAGCCAATAAAACGTCACCTGTTGGTCAGCTTTGTAAAATCTGTTCTACAAAGGTACCGCCTATTTGAGTGTAATAGGCGTTGGGTTTAAATGTCTGTCAATGATCAAGTTATGAAAAGAGGTGCGCCAATTTATTTTAAAAAACTACTTAAATAAGGGGTTTTTTAAAAAATGTGATTTGTGCTGACCGTTTTTTATGGTGAATTTCGGTTGTTTAATCTACGCGCTGAAACTGATCTCGCCAGTTTTGAGGCAGACTCTAAGAATTATTATTGTGGCTGACAATGCCGCTTGATGGATTGGGGAGTTTTTTTGCGATGCAAAGAAAATGGTTTCACGAGTAAGAGTTTTTTCTGTTAAAAATTCTCACTCGTGAAAGTAGCTTTAATGGGTGAGGGAGCACCAGCTGAGGCGTTATCTTTAGGCCTTCAGTGTGTCGGTTTGGGTCCGTGCAAAAAATTGCCAAAGGCTACTGCGAGACTTTCTTTTCTTGCCGGGTCACGGAGAGCACTCAATAGGGCGATTCGCACTTTCGGAATGAACATTAAATCGGAAAGCAGTAAGTTAAAAGTCTGCTGGTCAGCGGCATCGGCCAGCTTGCCAACCCACTGTGCGGCCAATTCTTGTCCTTCCAAATCTTGGACGCAGCGACTGCCTATTGCGGCCAGGACTTCTTTATTCCGGTTGCTGGCATCTTCAGCCAAAAGTGACTGTATAAATGCCTGTCGCAATCCTGTGGCTGGTGAGTGAGAGATACCCCTGATAGCAGCAGCGGCCACCGAGATATCCGGCGTGTTTGCGGTCAGTTCTTGCTCTGCTCGCTCAATAATGGCTGCTGCAAGACGGTGGTCGACCGGCTGGTTTTCCAGGCAATGGCAAATGTTAATAAAAACCGGAGCCGCGACTTTTCCAATCTGGCGCATTAGCAAAGTGCTTTCTTTTTCCCAGCGCACGGCCAAGTCGGCAATCCCTTGCAGCGCAAGGTTGTCCCAGCGGTGATTTTCCGGGTCGCCAAAATAGCGCAGGACAGGCTCGTAATGTTCGCTGGGCTGGCGGCCCAGCAGAAGCGCTGTTTGGGAGTGAAATGCTGCCTGCCGCTCAGTTGATGGGGTAAACAGCAAGCCACTTTGCTGCAGCAGCTGGTCCAGCTGCGCAGCAGATTCAGAAGCGGGTCCCTGCTTGAGTTCCTGTGCCAGAGCGCGAAGTAATCCATCTCGGGCTTGAAGTTGCAGCTTGCCCTGCTCGTCCAGCGGAAAGCGCAGGAACCAGACGATGGGTTCACCGCCTTCGGCTGGTTGCAGCAGCAGGCCCGTCCAGGCCTGGCGCAAGTATGGGTGTGGCCAGGGAGCCAGACCTGCTTCGAAGGATGCCGCAGTGGATTTCGAAACCGACTGCAA
This DNA window, taken from Microbulbifer sp. MKSA007, encodes the following:
- a CDS encoding nodulation protein NfeD; protein product: MSKQISPILFFRSLVFLALLLSLFVYKSAAQEEPFPHVAILKIDGAIGPATTDYFKRATQEAVDQGAELVILHLDTPGGLDAASRDIIQHILASPIPIATYVYPSGARAASAGTYILYASQIAAMAPATTLGAATPVQIGGPQGTPMPGGKQEEKKEKAEDGEDGEKEKPLAGTAMERKVVNDSVAFIRGLAQRHGRNAEWAEKAVREAATLTAPEALKMNVIDIVADNDDDLLRQVAGRKVLLDTGDYTIPENIAELQSESYEPDWRNELLALITNPQVAYILLLVGIYGLIFEGYSPGAFVPGIVGVICLLLAFYALQVLPINYAGLALIIIGALLIVAEVFMPSFGALGIGGIVALVIGSVMLIDSDVPGMQVSKQLIGAIAGVSGVFLLMLLTAVGRSLRQPKVPADQAFVGRSAVVSEVKDAEILVHLDGEIWQATCNQPLKVGQKVRVVAQHGMVLRVEVE
- a CDS encoding slipin family protein, translating into MYAIRILREYERAVVFFLGRFQTVKGPGLIIIIPIVQTMERVDLRTVVMDVPTQDVISRDNVSVKVNAVVYYRVINPQSAIINVEFYHEAVSQLAQTTLRSVLGKHELDEMLCERDKLNVDIQKILDEQTDAWGVKVTNVEIKHIDLDESMVRAIAQQAEAERARRAKVIHAEGEAQAALKLTEAANQLSKNANAITLRYMQTMIDIAGANNSSTIVFPLPLDLIEPMLKRGSASS
- the pgi gene encoding glucose-6-phosphate isomerase, which gives rise to MTSETLALSRVAAISRLKSHFDQHKWSLRELFATDPQRTDKFSSDAAGIYLDYSKNHLREDTLKLLLEYAEEQGLNNQITALVNGAIVNNTEHRPALHTALRFQGQPKTEQERAVKDCREQMKQFAESVHNHSWRSFSDKPIRHIVNIGIGGSDLGPRMAVEALSPWHKDSIDVHFVANIDGADLSDTLAGIDAEETLFVIASKSFSTLETRENALSARRWMLSAGCDESQLAKHFVAVSSNITAAQDFGIAPENIFPMWDWVGGRYSLWSAIGLPIVLACGYEVFEQLLQGANAMDQHFATTPLESNLPVLMALTQFWYRQCWHTTSHVVLPYAQRLARFPAWLQQLDMESLGKSVDKDGQALGYPSGSVIWGSEGTNGQHSFHQLLHQGTDLIPADFIAVKEPTSELLEQHRWLQACCISQSQALLRGKSLHEARQELEEAGHTHREAHALAPHKVIPGNRSSNTLILEKLDPFHLGSLLALYEHKVYVGGCLLGINPFDQWGVELGKQLSSKIHKAAKGEIPQDDWDSSTRSLMKKLL
- a CDS encoding DUF3549 family protein, which codes for MSESGTLSALIEQADFKLRWFDLGRRLQSVSKSTAASFEAGLAPWPHPYLRQAWTGLLLQPAEGGEPIVWFLRFPLDEQGKLQLQARDGLLRALAQELKQGPASESAAQLDQLLQQSGLLFTPSTERQAAFHSQTALLLGRQPSEHYEPVLRYFGDPENHRWDNLALQGIADLAVRWEKESTLLMRQIGKVAAPVFINICHCLENQPVDHRLAAAIIERAEQELTANTPDISVAAAAIRGISHSPATGLRQAFIQSLLAEDASNRNKEVLAAIGSRCVQDLEGQELAAQWVGKLADAADQQTFNLLLSDLMFIPKVRIALLSALRDPARKESLAVAFGNFLHGPKPTH